One window of Herpetosiphonaceae bacterium genomic DNA carries:
- a CDS encoding response regulator, which translates to MFRAANRLGPKLILTTLIFLLVLASATALLVTRGFRQTQNDATRRSIEGLEAQGSTALLALTAREALLSASLFNHAVPVGKSVAEYFVAMLRIGPVPWDSQKNLTPGTVGGFYDKRPGRISDLWMPNTIKTIDAELERGLRDSAALDALVPTMLKEYSDFVSIYHINDTGMTRYYPVIGLDETVAQGISVYDQPFYGPATPKNNPERKSIWTAPYIDPAGQGMIVSSVTPIYDGDEFRGIIGVDIVLTRLIEHLNTLKPAENGTGYAFLVDQQGQLIAAPPKAINDILGWPIDETITISETLGLNLNRTKNVEFREVLASMQSGQSGITKLTIGGEMSFLSYTPLPDVGWSLGIVAPVSEVVAESYKVEAAIRSGTDETVQSTLLIMVLFFSLALGGTIFLSRRLTRPIEALVAGTHAVAAGDLNIVIPVTSSDELGLLAQSFNAMTAELATSRQRLETWSQTLERTVDQRTADLARAMLEAQEARAAAEQANELKTQFLANMSHELRTPLNSIINFTRILMAGMRGPVSEGQADYLNRVRHSGEHLLGLINDILDLSKIEAGKMELFKEPISIGDLVQSVMASAAGLTKGKPIELRHEVAPSLPPIEVDRTRIRQVLLNLLSNAAKFTDAGSIRVRADEQDGHVIVSVSDTGIGIASEHLELIFEEFRQVDGANNRLYEGTGLGLAICRRLIELHGGRIWAESTPGKGSTFTFMLPLRFVPRVVTAPHVPAETSNRSGSCVLVIDDDPAAIEIVTTYLGRDGHRVCGVTDSRQALEEARRLRPAAIILDVLMPHKDGWEVLAALKADPALKGVPVVLYSIMEEQKLGFYLGASAYLTKPIDEELLRSTLAELVGIGSTVLVIDDDPDVLDIVSEQLKPLEGYTILTASGGQAGLEQIATVHPDLIVLDLMMPEVDGFAVLECLESNPETRHIPVIVLTAKDLTNQERELLNQRVSSLLTKGFTSAGELLAKVSELLGAVTEQPAKPR; encoded by the coding sequence ATGTTTAGAGCAGCCAATCGGCTCGGCCCGAAGCTCATTCTCACAACCCTGATCTTTTTGCTGGTGCTGGCGTCCGCAACCGCGCTGCTGGTGACACGCGGCTTTCGACAGACGCAGAACGACGCGACGCGGCGCAGCATCGAGGGCCTGGAGGCACAGGGAAGCACCGCGCTGCTCGCGCTGACCGCTCGCGAGGCGCTGCTTTCGGCATCGCTCTTTAACCACGCCGTGCCCGTCGGCAAAAGCGTTGCCGAATATTTCGTGGCGATGTTGCGGATTGGCCCTGTGCCCTGGGACTCGCAGAAGAATCTCACGCCGGGAACGGTCGGCGGCTTTTATGATAAGCGGCCTGGGCGCATCAGCGATCTCTGGATGCCGAACACGATCAAGACCATCGATGCGGAGCTTGAGCGCGGCCTGCGTGACTCAGCCGCGCTCGATGCGCTCGTGCCGACGATGCTCAAAGAATACTCCGACTTCGTCTCGATCTACCACATCAACGACACGGGCATGACCCGCTACTATCCAGTCATAGGCTTAGACGAAACCGTAGCGCAGGGCATCTCGGTCTACGATCAGCCGTTTTATGGCCCGGCAACGCCGAAGAACAACCCAGAGCGCAAGTCGATCTGGACGGCGCCCTACATCGATCCTGCCGGACAGGGCATGATTGTCTCGTCGGTGACGCCGATTTATGATGGCGACGAGTTCCGGGGCATTATCGGCGTCGATATTGTCCTGACGCGCCTGATCGAGCATCTTAACACGCTGAAACCCGCCGAGAACGGCACCGGCTACGCTTTTCTGGTCGATCAGCAAGGACAACTGATCGCCGCGCCGCCCAAGGCGATCAACGATATTTTGGGCTGGCCGATCGACGAGACGATCACCATCAGCGAGACACTCGGCTTGAATCTCAACCGCACGAAGAATGTCGAGTTCCGTGAGGTGCTGGCCTCGATGCAGAGCGGACAGAGCGGGATTACCAAGCTGACGATCGGCGGCGAGATGAGCTTCCTCTCCTACACGCCGCTGCCCGACGTCGGCTGGAGCCTGGGCATTGTCGCGCCGGTCAGCGAGGTCGTGGCCGAATCGTACAAGGTCGAGGCGGCGATCCGCAGCGGAACCGATGAAACCGTACAGTCGACGCTGCTGATCATGGTGCTCTTCTTTTCGCTCGCGCTTGGCGGCACGATCTTCTTGAGCCGCCGCCTGACCCGCCCGATAGAAGCGCTCGTCGCGGGAACCCACGCCGTCGCCGCCGGCGACCTCAATATCGTCATTCCGGTTACGTCAAGCGATGAGCTGGGATTGTTAGCCCAATCGTTCAACGCCATGACCGCCGAGCTGGCGACGAGTCGGCAGCGGTTGGAGACATGGAGCCAGACGCTTGAGCGCACCGTGGACCAGCGCACCGCCGATCTTGCCAGGGCGATGCTAGAGGCGCAGGAGGCCCGCGCCGCTGCCGAGCAGGCCAACGAGCTTAAAACGCAATTCCTGGCAAACATGTCGCACGAGCTGCGTACGCCGCTCAACTCGATCATCAACTTTACCCGGATCTTGATGGCCGGCATGCGCGGCCCCGTCAGCGAAGGCCAGGCCGACTATCTTAACCGCGTGCGTCACAGCGGAGAGCATCTGCTGGGTCTGATCAACGATATTCTCGACCTGTCGAAGATCGAAGCGGGAAAGATGGAGCTTTTCAAGGAGCCGATCAGCATCGGCGATCTGGTGCAGAGCGTGATGGCAAGCGCGGCTGGCCTGACGAAAGGCAAGCCGATCGAGCTGCGCCACGAGGTCGCGCCCTCGCTGCCGCCGATCGAGGTCGACCGCACCCGCATACGTCAGGTGCTGCTGAATCTGCTCTCCAACGCCGCTAAATTCACCGACGCCGGATCGATCAGGGTGCGCGCCGACGAGCAGGATGGACACGTCATCGTCAGCGTGAGCGATACGGGCATCGGCATAGCGTCGGAGCATCTTGAGCTCATTTTCGAGGAGTTTCGTCAGGTCGACGGCGCGAACAATCGGCTCTACGAAGGCACCGGCTTAGGGCTGGCGATCTGCCGTCGGCTGATCGAGCTGCACGGCGGTCGCATCTGGGCCGAGAGCACACCCGGCAAGGGCTCGACCTTCACGTTCATGCTGCCGCTGCGCTTTGTGCCGCGCGTCGTGACAGCACCGCACGTGCCCGCCGAAACCTCTAACCGCAGCGGCTCGTGCGTCCTGGTGATCGACGACGATCCCGCCGCGATCGAGATCGTCACGACGTACCTGGGCCGCGACGGCCACCGGGTCTGCGGCGTTACCGACAGTCGGCAGGCGCTCGAAGAGGCGCGCAGGCTCAGGCCCGCCGCGATCATTCTGGACGTGCTGATGCCGCACAAAGACGGCTGGGAAGTGCTGGCCGCGCTCAAGGCCGATCCGGCGCTGAAAGGCGTGCCCGTGGTGCTGTACTCGATCATGGAAGAGCAAAAGCTCGGCTTTTACCTCGGAGCCAGCGCGTATCTGACCAAGCCGATCGACGAGGAGCTATTGCGCAGCACGCTCGCGGAGCTGGTTGGAATCGGCTCGACGGTGCTGGTGATCGACGACGACCCGGACGTGCTTGACATCGTGAGCGAACAGCTCAAGCCGCTTGAGGGCTATACCATTCTGACCGCGAGCGGCGGACAAGCCGGGCTCGAGCAGATCGCGACGGTACATCCGGATCTGATTGTTCTTGACCTGATGATGCCGGAGGTCGATGGCTTTGCCGTGCTGGAATGCCTGGAATCCAACCCGGAGACACGCCATATCCCGGTGATCGTGCTGACGGCTAAAGATCTGACCAACCAGGAGCGCGAGCTGCTTAACCAGCGGGTGAGTAGTCTGCTCACCAAAGGGTTTACCTCCGCCGGAGAGCTGCTGGCGAAAGTCTCAGAGCTACTCGGCGCTGTTACGGAACAACCGGCCAAGCCGCGATAG
- a CDS encoding GNAT family N-acetyltransferase, which produces MMSAFHSRLYGDPTDAARIVEFVRRVRPRERVTDYPGIVDLPDVLTPVSATTRLWFAADDQIVGVAFVDAFQTLRFELDWQRIAPDLEAAVIAWGDGCIRRASGASSDSLRIYAAAHEADAARLRFLARHAFTRLADSIIHMERPLIDPLPAPRLPPGFQIRAVAGLHEAAALAALHRAAFGTPHMSAARRLTMMQAAHYDPALDLVAIAPDGTPAAYGMGSVSSEENALTGRNDSYADLFATLPAYRGKGLAQALMLTILQKLRARGLATAKLSTASNNSAMQRVASSAGFKAISATVRLQRAIAVEPPAVG; this is translated from the coding sequence ATGATGTCTGCGTTTCACAGCCGTCTCTACGGCGATCCAACGGATGCAGCGCGGATCGTCGAGTTTGTACGCAGGGTCCGACCGCGCGAGCGGGTGACGGACTATCCGGGCATTGTCGATTTGCCCGATGTGCTCACGCCTGTGTCGGCTACTACACGCCTGTGGTTTGCCGCCGACGATCAGATCGTGGGCGTTGCCTTCGTCGATGCCTTTCAGACTCTCCGCTTCGAGCTTGACTGGCAGCGTATCGCGCCCGATCTTGAAGCTGCGGTGATCGCCTGGGGTGATGGCTGCATCCGCCGCGCCAGCGGAGCGAGTAGCGACTCCCTTCGGATCTACGCCGCCGCTCACGAGGCCGATGCCGCCCGGCTGCGCTTCCTGGCACGCCATGCATTCACCCGCCTGGCCGACTCGATCATCCACATGGAGCGCCCGCTCATCGATCCGCTGCCTGCGCCGCGCCTGCCGCCTGGGTTTCAGATCCGTGCCGTAGCGGGTCTGCACGAGGCTGCGGCGCTGGCTGCGCTGCACCGCGCGGCTTTCGGCACGCCGCACATGAGCGCCGCGCGGCGGCTGACGATGATGCAGGCCGCACACTACGATCCCGCGCTTGATCTCGTCGCTATCGCGCCTGACGGAACCCCTGCCGCGTATGGTATGGGCAGCGTGAGCAGTGAAGAAAACGCGCTGACGGGGCGCAATGATAGCTACGCAGACCTCTTTGCGACGCTCCCGGCCTATCGCGGAAAGGGCTTAGCCCAGGCGCTCATGCTCACTATCTTACAGAAGCTGCGCGCGCGGGGCCTTGCGACAGCAAAGTTAAGCACTGCAAGCAATAATTCGGCCATGCAACGGGTTGCGAGCAGCGCAGGATTTAAGGCCATCTCCGCAACGGTTCGGCTGCAACGCGCAATTGCTGTCGAACCACCTGCCGTAGGATAG
- a CDS encoding 50S ribosomal protein L25 — protein sequence MDKLTLTLEPRSITGKKVKSLRKAGLVPASICGRGVPTETFQLDAKTFGLVYRTAGRTTLIDLQLPSGTRSAFVRQVQRHPVSREFLHVDFRVVDLRVEMAADVPVVAVGENPLVERGDGVLTTPMATLHVKALPADIPHIIEVDISRLVDFNTVLYVRDLDLGDKVQVLTSPDEMLATITPSRMEAEEEAITEQEEQGEPELAGEEAAETPEESE from the coding sequence ATGGACAAGCTTACACTCACGCTCGAGCCTCGCTCGATCACCGGCAAGAAGGTCAAGTCATTGCGCAAGGCGGGCCTGGTGCCGGCGTCGATCTGCGGCAGAGGCGTGCCGACCGAAACCTTCCAGCTCGACGCCAAGACCTTTGGCCTGGTTTATCGTACGGCTGGGCGCACGACGCTGATCGATCTTCAGTTGCCGAGCGGCACGCGCAGCGCGTTTGTGCGCCAGGTGCAGCGGCATCCAGTGTCGCGCGAGTTCCTGCACGTCGATTTCCGCGTGGTCGATCTGCGCGTCGAGATGGCGGCGGACGTACCCGTCGTGGCCGTCGGGGAGAACCCGCTGGTCGAGCGCGGCGACGGTGTGCTGACGACGCCGATGGCGACGCTGCACGTCAAGGCGCTTCCTGCCGATATTCCGCACATCATCGAGGTCGATATTAGCCGCCTCGTCGACTTCAACACGGTGCTGTATGTGCGCGACCTCGACCTGGGCGATAAGGTGCAGGTCTTGACCTCTCCCGACGAGATGCTGGCGACGATCACGCCGTCGCGCATGGAGGCCGAGGAAGAGGCGATCACCGAGCAGGAGGAGCAGGGCGAGCCGGAGCTGGCGGGCGAAGAGGCCGCCGAGACACCCGAAGAGTCCGAGTAA
- the recF gene encoding DNA replication/repair protein RecF encodes MYVSHLSLRNFRNYRELELPLQPGTTLFYGPNAAGKTTLLEALYYLATTRSPRTSADRELINWDTAADLGIAPFTRLVTNVVRQASSGKEERLLIELVVQRKQDAAGNLAPATQKTIRVNKTARRALDLVGQLRVVLFTPLDIELLTGPPADRRRWLDVMLSQLDGRYVRALAEYNKAVLQRNALLRSWREHRQRRLSLDEARRQLQFWDKQLAANGAYIIAERQLAMQQIAGLGAPIHQEIAGVPQQLRISYVGSIDGPDDRAGLQQSFLASLDRGLREELDRGQTLIGPHRDDVVCSLDEVDIGVYGSRGQQRSLTLALKLAEAELMRTRTGDAPVLLLDDILSELDAARRAHLLQFIDRPGQQTLMTAADLADFDPSFLTQISRVRVEHGRVL; translated from the coding sequence ATGTACGTTTCCCACCTGAGCCTGCGCAACTTTCGCAACTACCGCGAGCTGGAGCTGCCGCTTCAGCCGGGCACCACGCTTTTCTACGGCCCCAACGCCGCTGGAAAGACCACGCTGCTCGAAGCGCTGTACTACCTGGCGACCACGCGCTCGCCGCGCACGTCGGCGGATCGCGAGCTGATCAACTGGGATACCGCCGCCGACCTGGGGATCGCGCCGTTCACGCGGCTGGTGACAAACGTCGTGCGCCAAGCCAGCAGCGGCAAAGAAGAGCGCCTGCTGATCGAGCTGGTGGTGCAGCGCAAGCAGGATGCGGCGGGCAACCTGGCACCGGCCACGCAGAAGACGATCCGCGTGAATAAAACCGCCCGCCGCGCGCTCGATCTGGTCGGCCAACTGCGCGTGGTGCTCTTCACACCGCTCGACATCGAGCTCCTCACAGGCCCGCCCGCCGATCGGCGGCGCTGGCTCGACGTGATGCTCTCACAGCTCGATGGACGCTATGTGCGCGCGCTGGCCGAGTATAACAAAGCCGTGCTCCAGCGCAACGCGCTGCTGCGCTCCTGGCGCGAACATCGTCAGCGACGGCTCAGCCTCGACGAGGCGCGACGACAGCTTCAGTTCTGGGATAAGCAGCTTGCCGCGAACGGCGCGTACATCATCGCCGAGCGCCAACTGGCGATGCAGCAGATCGCCGGGCTGGGCGCGCCGATCCATCAGGAGATCGCCGGAGTGCCGCAGCAGCTCAGGATTAGCTACGTTGGCTCGATCGACGGCCCCGACGACCGCGCCGGGCTGCAACAGTCGTTCCTGGCGAGTCTCGATCGCGGCCTGCGCGAAGAGCTTGATCGCGGGCAGACATTGATCGGCCCGCACCGCGACGACGTGGTATGCAGCCTGGACGAGGTCGACATTGGCGTCTATGGCTCGCGGGGCCAGCAGCGCAGCCTGACGCTGGCGCTGAAGCTGGCCGAGGCCGAGCTGATGCGCACTCGCACCGGCGACGCGCCCGTGCTGCTGCTGGACGATATTCTCTCCGAGCTTGACGCCGCGCGGCGGGCACATTTGCTCCAGTTCATCGATCGGCCCGGCCAGCAAACGCTGATGACCGCCGCCGATCTGGCCGACTTCGATCCATCGTTTCTGACGCAGATCAGCCGGGTGCGCGTCGAGCATGGCCGCGTGCTGTAA
- the fni gene encoding type 2 isopentenyl-diphosphate Delta-isomerase — MSEDTTEARKLDHLRIVLGEDVNAKGITSGWARYRFRHCALPELDLREIDTSVVFLGKRLQAPLLISSMTGGAREAERINLLLAEAAEALGVALGVGSQRAAVDNPTLARTYQVRKVAPTTVLLANLGAVQLNYGYGIVECRRAVEMIEADALILHLNALQEAVQPEGNTNFKGLLHKIERVCRELDVPVIVKEVGNGIGAEVARRLVDVGVAAIDVAGAGGTSWSEVERFRHTQERGRDVAALFAGWGIPTTEALKEVRAALPDTPLIGSGGVRSGLDVAKAIALGADLAGSAAPHLFRASESRGVEAIVEGLRSFQEELRITMFCTGSADLRALRATPLEYS, encoded by the coding sequence TTGAGCGAAGATACCACAGAAGCGCGGAAGCTTGACCATCTCCGCATCGTGCTGGGCGAAGATGTGAACGCCAAAGGCATCACGTCGGGCTGGGCGCGCTACCGCTTTAGGCACTGCGCCTTACCGGAGCTGGACCTGCGCGAGATCGACACGAGCGTTGTTTTTCTGGGCAAGCGCCTGCAAGCGCCGCTGCTGATCTCCTCCATGACCGGCGGCGCGCGCGAGGCCGAGCGGATCAATCTGCTGCTGGCGGAGGCGGCGGAGGCGCTGGGCGTGGCGCTGGGCGTCGGATCGCAGCGCGCGGCGGTAGATAATCCCACGCTGGCGCGCACCTATCAGGTGCGCAAGGTCGCGCCGACGACCGTGCTCCTGGCAAACCTGGGCGCGGTCCAGCTCAACTACGGCTACGGCATCGTGGAGTGTCGCCGGGCGGTCGAGATGATCGAGGCCGACGCGCTGATTCTGCATCTCAACGCGCTGCAAGAGGCGGTCCAGCCGGAGGGCAATACCAACTTCAAGGGGCTGCTGCACAAGATCGAGCGCGTGTGCCGCGAGCTTGACGTGCCGGTGATCGTCAAAGAGGTCGGCAACGGCATCGGCGCGGAGGTTGCCCGCAGGCTGGTCGATGTCGGCGTGGCGGCGATCGACGTGGCGGGCGCTGGCGGCACCTCGTGGAGCGAAGTCGAGCGCTTCCGTCATACCCAGGAGCGTGGCCGCGACGTGGCCGCGCTCTTTGCGGGCTGGGGCATTCCAACCACCGAGGCGCTCAAAGAAGTGCGCGCGGCGCTGCCCGACACGCCGCTGATCGGATCGGGCGGCGTGCGCAGCGGGCTGGATGTAGCCAAAGCCATCGCGCTGGGCGCGGATCTCGCTGGCTCGGCAGCGCCCCATCTCTTTCGGGCATCCGAGTCGCGCGGCGTCGAGGCGATCGTCGAGGGGCTGCGCAGCTTCCAAGAAGAATTGCGAATTACGATGTTCTGCACCGGATCAGCCGATCTGCGGGCGCTGCGCGCCACGCCGCTGGAATACAGTTAG
- a CDS encoding SRPBCC family protein, with protein sequence MARLHAEYATVIAARPAEIYAILSDYHHGHPQILPKQYFPALTVEQGGQGAGTVFRVQTRALGVERGYRMVVSEPDPGHVLVETDIETDLTTTFTVTPVGDADYARVQIATDWESAPGIGGAIEKLVTPLVMRRIYRTELGQLAAYVASKRRAAVAADLPENQASL encoded by the coding sequence ATGGCACGTCTACACGCAGAATACGCAACGGTGATCGCGGCGCGACCAGCCGAGATCTACGCGATCTTATCCGACTATCATCATGGGCATCCGCAGATTTTGCCGAAGCAATATTTTCCAGCGCTGACGGTGGAGCAGGGCGGCCAGGGCGCTGGAACCGTCTTCCGCGTCCAGACCCGCGCGCTGGGCGTCGAGCGTGGCTACCGCATGGTCGTCAGCGAGCCCGATCCGGGGCATGTATTGGTCGAAACCGACATTGAGACGGATCTGACGACGACCTTCACCGTTACTCCGGTGGGCGACGCCGACTATGCGCGTGTGCAGATCGCCACCGATTGGGAGTCGGCTCCGGGCATTGGCGGCGCGATCGAGAAGCTGGTGACGCCGCTGGTGATGCGGCGGATCTATCGTACGGAGCTGGGCCAGCTCGCGGCGTATGTTGCAAGCAAGCGTCGCGCCGCCGTGGCTGCGGATCTGCCGGAGAACCAGGCGAGTCTTTGA
- a CDS encoding metallophosphoesterase, whose amino-acid sequence MAKAREVVRLAAVGDMHCSKTSQGTLHPLFAQVAEHADILILCGDLTDYGLPEEAHILVQELKAVKLPIVAVLGNHDYESDKHEEVREILCDAGVTMLDGDTCEIHGVGFAGVKGFAGGFGRGTLGHWGEQAIKSFVQEALDETLKLESALARLRTEQRIGVLHYAPIQATVEGEPPEIFPFLGTSRLEEPFMRYPVQAIFHGHAHNGYPEGKTSGGIPVYNVSLSLLKKHYPKKPAFRVFEVPVGQPIEQQVEV is encoded by the coding sequence ATGGCGAAGGCCAGAGAAGTGGTGCGGCTGGCGGCAGTGGGCGATATGCATTGTAGTAAAACGTCGCAGGGCACCCTGCATCCGCTCTTCGCGCAGGTTGCCGAGCACGCCGACATCCTGATTCTGTGCGGCGATCTCACCGACTATGGCCTGCCCGAAGAGGCGCATATCCTGGTACAGGAGCTAAAGGCCGTCAAGCTGCCGATCGTCGCTGTGCTGGGCAACCATGACTATGAATCGGACAAGCACGAAGAGGTGCGCGAGATCCTCTGTGATGCCGGAGTGACGATGCTCGACGGCGATACCTGTGAGATCCACGGCGTCGGGTTCGCGGGCGTCAAGGGCTTTGCGGGCGGATTTGGACGCGGCACGCTGGGCCACTGGGGCGAGCAGGCGATCAAGAGCTTTGTGCAGGAGGCGCTCGACGAGACGCTGAAGCTTGAGTCGGCGCTGGCGCGGCTGCGGACGGAGCAGCGCATCGGCGTGCTGCACTACGCGCCGATCCAGGCCACCGTCGAGGGCGAGCCGCCTGAAATCTTCCCGTTCCTGGGCACCAGCCGCCTTGAAGAGCCGTTCATGCGCTATCCCGTGCAGGCGATCTTCCACGGCCACGCGCACAACGGCTACCCTGAGGGCAAGACTTCGGGCGGCATTCCGGTGTACAACGTATCGCTGTCGCTGCTCAAAAAGCACTATCCAAAAAAGCCCGCCTTCCGCGTCTTCGAGGTTCCGGTCGGGCAGCCGATCGAGCAGCAGGTCGAGGTGTAG